The Paenibacillus sp. FSL R7-0345 DNA segment TTATTATCCTTAACAAAGACACCATGAAGCTGAAGGAGTATCAGAACAGGGTGAGGTCCGACCGGAATATATCTATATACAAGCTGCCTGAGTCGACCTCGCTCGGCCAATGCCTGAATGGTGCTATCACCAAGGCGCGTTATCCGCTGATTGCCAAGTTTGATGATGATGATTACTACTCCCCATATTATCTGAAGGAGCAGATCAGGGAGCTGAACCGGACCCGGAGCGATATTGTCGGCAAGCATGCCTGTCTCGTCTATCTGGAGGCAACCCGCCAGCTGATCATCAGATCGCCGAAGGAGCAGCATAAGCCGGTAGTCTTTTTGCAGGGAGGAACGCTGCTGTTCAGGAAACGGGTGACCAGGCAGGTGCTGTTCCCCGACCGCTCGGTTGGTGAGGATGTTAACTTTCTGAGACGCTGCAAAAGAAAAGGGTTCCGCACGTTTGCCACCTCAACGTATAACTACGTCTATGTGCGCAGATCTGACAAGGGCAGCCACACCTGGCGGGCCAAGGATTATTTTTACCTGAAGGGCAGCGTTCCGGTGGCGGTAACCGGGAATTTCAGGAGCTTTGCTGATAAGAGGCTATAGCTCCGGATTTAGAGTGAGCGAAGATAGTTCAGTAAAAAAAAGAGTCCCGCACTCCGGTTTATTCCGGGGAACGGGACTTTCTGTTATGTCCGCTGTCGCACAACAGACAACAACGCCGGATTACAACGCTTTATCGTCAATCGAATTCAGCCAGCTCTCTATTTCGCCGATGACGGAGCTGACGCAGCCGTCCTTAAACGGTGAGGTGAGACCGGCGAGTTCTACTAGCTCAACGAAAGACTTGCTGCCTCCAGCCTGGCAGAGCTGCAGATAATCGCTCCAGGCCTCGGCAAAGTTCTCGTTCGAACGTTTCCAGAACTGGAATGCGCACAGCTGGGCCAAAGTGTAATCAATATAATAGAACGGGGTACGGAAAATATGCGCCTGCTTGTGCCAAAAGCCGCCCTGTTCCAGATAGCTGTTGCCGTCATAATCACGGTGCGGCAGATATTTCTGCTCAATCTCCCGCCAGGCCTGCTTGCGTTCCTGCGGGGTTGCTTCAGGATTGCTGTAGACAAAATGCTGGAACTCATCAACCGCAACACCATAAGGAACGAACTCCAGACTGCCGGCCAGATGATTGAACCGGTATTTGTCGGCATCCTCTTCGAAGAACAGATTCATCCACGGCCAGGCAAAAAACTCCATGCTCATCGAGTGGATCTCTGCCGCCTCAAAGGTCGGGAAGGCGTATTCCGGCACATTGAGGCTGCGGCTGGAATAGACCTGGAATGCATGGCCCACTTCATGGGTCAGCACATCAATATCCTCGGAGGTTCCATTGAAATTAGAGAAGATGAACGGCGCCTTATATTTGTCAAAAAAAGTGCAATAGCCCCCGAACTGCTTGGAGCTTGTGCTTAACAGATCCATCAGCTCGTTGTCCTGCATAAAACGGAAAAACTCATCCGTTTCCGGCGACAGCTCCTTGTACATTCTGGCGCCATTTGCGACAATCCACTCCGGGTCACCCTTAGGTACAGCGTTGCCGCTGTTAAAGGTCAGCCCTTCATCATAGAACTTCAGAGTGTCCAGCCCCAGCCGTTCACTCTGGCGCTGCTTCAGCTTTCCTGCCGCAGGAACAATGTGCTCAAGCACCTGCTTGCGGAAGTTCGCTACCATATCCGCATTATAATCCGTGCGGTTCATCCGGTCGTAGCCGAGCTCAACAAAGCTGGGATAACCGAGCTTACGGGCCATTGCGGCACGTACGGCAACGAGCTCATCATAAATGCGGTCAAATTCAGCTTCATGTGCCGACATAAAGTCAAATCTGGCCTGAAAAGCGCCTTTGCGCACATCACGGTCCGCCGACTGTTCAAACGGAATGAGCTGTGCCAAGGTGCGCTCTGCACCGGCGAACATGATTTTGGCAGAGGCAAGCAGCTGGGTGTATTCCGTTGACAGCCTGTTCTCCAATTGCATATCTTCAATAATGTCCGGGCTGAACGTACGAAGTGAAATCTCGGCCAGGCTGATCAGCTGTGATCCCCATTCCTGCTCGAATTCCTTTTTGTATCTGGAGTTGACGATAGCCTTATAATATTCCGTTATGTACTCCTGAAAAATCGGGCCAATCTCATCAAAATAATCCTGCTCGGCTTTGTAGAATGCATCCGCTGTATTGATGGAATGGCGGACATAGACAATGTTCTGAAGCGTATCGAATTCGCTGCGCAGCTCATTCAGCGCGATGACCGAAGCCTTCTGCTCCTCCAGCGTATCTGCCTCCAGACCCTTGAGAAGTGAAGTGAACTCCTGCTTGAACCGGTCAAGGTCAGGGCGCTCATAGGGGTACTCTGTAAATTTCATAAAAGAATCAACATCCTTTCTCTGCCAGATGAAGTATATTATACTATGTGGAAGGAAAAACCAACACTCGTAAAATCGCAAACAAATTTACCGGCATGCCGCCTGCATCAGCTCGATCAGATATCCGATCGGAGGGGATAAGTGGCGGTCACGGTTATAGGAATAATAGATCCTCCGCTGGTAATGGTATTCCGGGATAGAGGCCATCATGAGCTTACCGGAGGCTACTTCCTCGGCAACAGCAAGCCGTGAAACGAACGATACATATCTGCCGCCCATCAGTGACTGCTTGATCGCCTCCAGGGAATCGAGCAGCAGAGAGGCATGGGGCTCACAGCCGCAATCCTCGAACCATTTGCTGGTAATCCGGCTGGTGCTGGACTGGCTGCTGTGCAAAATAAAATTGGCTGCTGAAATCTGCGGCGGCGTCAGCCCGGACCGGCCGGCGAATTCATGCGTCGGGGCAAATACAAGCACGAGCTCGTCTTCGCACAAAGACTGGCAATGGAGGCTGGGCAGATAAAAGGATTCGGTTGAGAGAATGCCCAGATCAAGCTCCTGATTGACCAGCATTTCTTTGATCACAGGCGAAGTCTTCACCGACAGCGAGACCGTTATCTCTGGATGCAGCTCACCGAACCGGCAGAGGATTTTAGGCAAAATATAAGTAGCCGGAACGTAGCTGGCCCCGACATTCAGTGTGCTGCGGCCTGCGTGGCTGAATTCCTTCACTACCCGTTCCGCCTCAGTGGCGAGGGCATTGATTTTGACCGCATAATGGAGGAAGGCCCGCCCGCTTTCGGTTAGAATCATTTTATCCATTCTAGGCTCGAACAGCTTTTCCCCCAGCTGCTGCTCCAGATTCTTCAGATGATAGGTTACAGTCGGCTGCTTCAGGCCGAGTACTGCGGCTACTGTGGTTATCTTTTTGTGCTTATGCAAGAGCTCAACAATCTGCAGCTTGATTAAATTCAAATTCATTCCGTTCACTCCCCCGCGCTATTAGCTACAGGTTAACATAGAAAAATTCTATGAATGTTAAAACTGATGCAGCAAAAAGTTAATATCACGCTAACATTCTGCAAATACACGTATGTTGCGGATACTAAGCTGCTTAAATGAAATGAAGGGACTAATTACAATGGCTGCTACAGATTATAGGCTGGATTTTGCGAAGCTGTGTGCCAAATATGAGCTGGGACCGCTGACCGTGGTGCCGGAGCAGGTGGTCGGGGGATTTATGCACAGAATGTACCGCGTTGTCACCGCTAAGGCGGAGTATGCGGTCAAAGCGCTGAATCCCCAGATTATGCTGCGCAGTGCAGCAATGGGCAATATGTTATTTGCTGAAAAGGTTGCGGTGCATGCACAGAAGCTGGGCATAAATGCCCTTCCGGCAATCATGTCCGGAGATACCTGCATGCATGAGACCGACGGTCAGTATTACCTTGTTTTTCCGTGGCGGGAGGGAAGGCCTTTACCTGCGGGAGGTGTTGATCTTGACTGTGCGGCAAAAATAGGCGCTGTGCTGGCGGCTATTCATACAGCTGATTTTGCTGACCTGCTGGCGATGTGGCCGGAGGAAACGTTGAATGCATCCGTGCCGGACTGGAAGGGTTATGCCACACGGTCAGGACAGCTGTCTCTGGAATATGCAGATCAGCTGGCAGGCTGTTGCCTGAGACTGCAAGAGTACACGGAGCGGGCTAATACTTCAGCTCAGCGCCTCCGCCATGAACGGGTGATCAGCCACAGAGATCTTGACCCTAAAAATGTGCTGTGGACCGGCGACCGGCAGCCGCTCATAATAGACTGGGAATCGGCAGGAGCGGTGCACCCGATGCAGGAGCTGCTTGAGGTGGGGCTATACTGGTCGGGCTTTGAAGCAGGGAATCCCAATAAAGAGGCCTTTCAGACTCTAATCCGGGCTTACCGCGAGGGTGGAGGGAAGCTCTGCCGGGACTGGACAGATGTGCTGAATCTTGGTTATCAGGGTAAGCTGGACTGGCTGGAATACAGCCTGAAACGTTCGCTTGGAGAAGAGTGCACAGATGAGGCCGAGCAGCAGCTGGGAACCAGTCAGGTCATCAGCACGATCACAGCGCTGGAGGAGTATGCGGCATTTTTACCGCTTTGCATGGAATGGCTGGCGGAGGTTTGAATGTAGCACTCCGTAACGGACCGTACAGCCGTTATTCTTAGATGTATACGCTTTCATTAAATCTAACGGACTGTAATGACCTTATTGTGTACCAGGTGGGCAATAATCGAGCAAAAATCACCAGATAAGGTCATCCGGGTCCGTTAGCTTGTGTTAACATGAGTGGTGAGTCCGGATAAGGTCATCTGAGTCCGTTAGGAGTGAATGCAAACTATGGAAAAGGAAAATATGTTATTAGCAGCAACACGCGAGGAACTGCAGAGCTGGCTGCAGGAATATAGCACAACGGAGAAATGCTGCTGGGTTATCGTAAGCATGACACCTGTCCCGGACAAGCTGCTATATCTGGATGCTGTTGAGGAGGCACTGTGCTTTGGCTGGATCGACGGAGTCAAAAAGAGCTCTGAGCAGGGTGTTGTGCAGCGGCTGTCCCCAAGATCCAAAAGAAGCTCCTGGACCGAGCTGAATAAAGAACGGGTACGCCGCCTGGACAAGCTGGGGCTGATGAGTGAGGAGGGCAGACGGGTGCTGCCGGATATGGCGCCGGAATCTTTTGTAATAGATGAAGGAATCGAGCAGAGGTTACAAGAGGACCCGGAGGTCTATGCGAACTTTCTGGCCTTCCCGCCGCTGTACCGCAGAATCCGGATTGATAACATACAAGGCTACAAGAAGCAGCCCGAGCTGTTTCAGAGCAGATTGGATAAATTCATTGCGAATACGCGCGAGAACCGGATGTACGGGGCGTGGCATGATAACGGCCGTCTAATCGATTACTAAATATTGATGCTGATCAAAATATCCCGACTGACCGAGGAGGAGCAACTATGCAATACAACGCCAGCAGTCCCGAAGATTATATCAGCCAGCTGCCGGAAGAGCGCCGGACTATTATCGCACGGCTTAGAGCTGTGATCAAAGAGAATTTGCCGGAAGGCTTTGCAGAGGTTGCAGGTTACGGTATCGAATACAAGGTTCCTCATGAGCTGTATCCGCCGGGTTATCATGTGACGCCGGAGCAGCCGCTGCCCTTCATTAGCATAGCTTCACAGAAAAATCATATCGCGCTCTACCACATGGGCATCTACATGCACCCGGAGCTGCTGTCCTGGTTCCGGGAGGAGTACCCGAAGCATATGAAAACCAAGCTGGATATGGGCAAATCCTGCATCCGGTTCAAGCCGGCAGGCACTATCCCTTATGACCTGATCGGTGAGCTAAGCCGCAAAATTACAATTACTGAATATATTCAGCTCTATGAGCGGGAAATTGCCCAAATGAAGAAGAAATAATTGAGCTGGATTTGACACAATCGGGCTATCAGAAGTCACGGAGGATGATGAAATGGACGCTAACAAGGTTACATTTGAGAGTATTGATGACTATATTGGACAGGCCGCACCGGAGGTCCGGGAGCTTTTGCAGAATATACGCAGGGTCATTCATGAAGCTGCTCCGGAAGCCACTGAGAAAATCAGCTATCAGATGCCTACGTTTGACCTGCACGGCAATCTGGTGCATTTTGCAGCGTTCAAAAAGCATATCGGATTTTATCCGGCGCCGCGGGGAATTGAGGCTTTTAAAGAGGAGCTGTCTGTTTATAAAGGGGCCAAAGGTTCAGTCCAGTTCCCGCTCGACCAGCCGATGCCGTATGACCTGATCACCCGGATTGTGAAGTTCAGGGCGGCAGAGAATATGGAGAAAGCCAAAGGAAAACGAAAATCCTGATCCGATGCGTAGGTTTACGAATACACGCCCTGCCGGGTGTGTATTTTTTTATAGCTTGCCAAGACACCTGCAGTTAGGTTTATGATCAGCACTGTTGATAATCCGAGGAGCTTCGCACAGTTCAGTATACTGTTCTTTATTCAGGAAAACGGGAAAATCATCCGCTCCCACCCATTTACTGCGGACATTAAAGGATGGTTGAGTGCTATCAATTCTAATGTTCTGCAAGCCAATGATCCATCGTCATTGATTCATAGGATTATAAAATGTGCGCTGAATATATAGTAATGTAACTTGAAAGGAGCACCCTCATGATCCAATTCGATCTAATTTCCGATATCCATCTGGACTTCTGGCTTAGGCGCAAGGGGCCGACGGCGGAGGATAATGTGCGGGAGGTTGAGCGGTTTGCAGAGCGTCTGCTGCCGCAGACAGTGTCAGAGGTGCTGGTTATAGCGGGGGATCTCGGTCACCGCAACCAGCAAAATGTTGAATTGCTGCATGCACTCAAGCGATATTATACCCATATTTTGGTGGTCGCCGGGAATCATGACTATTATCTGGTGAACAGCAAGGAGCGCTACAAGCTCCAGACTTCGATGAACCGCTGGTCAGAGATGAAGTCGCTGGGCACTGCCATCGAAGGGATACACTATCTGGAAGGTGACGTCTTTGAATGGAACGGGGTGCGGTATGGGGGAGCCGGCATGTGGTATGATTTCTCCTATGGCATCAATGTGCTGGGAAAAAGCCTCTCGGAAATGATGGGAATCTGGTCTAATCAGCTGAATGACCGCAACTACACGATTGGAGCACCGCGGCGTCCGCTGGAATTCTTCTGGGAGCAGAAGGCGCAGCTGGACCGGATTATTCATGACAGTGATGTAATTATCACGCATGTTCCCCCGGATTGGTCACATATTGCAGAGGAGCATGCTGCTGATCCGGTCAGCGGTTGTTATTATTTTGACGGTTCAGACTATGTTGCTCAAGTGGACGGCAAGGTCTGGTGCTCCGGTCATGTTCACATTAACCATTCGTACTGGAAGGACGGCTGCCTGTTTATTAATAATGCCCTCGGCTACCCGAATGAGCACAACCGTCCGCAGGGCAGGATAACATCTGTTATTGCAGAGTGTTAAGTCATTCATTAAATCCAACTCCGGTTGGACTGCTGAGAATATCCCGAACCAGAAACCAGGGTTGCCTGTTTGTAAACAATGCACTTGGCTATCCGGGAGAACATCCTTTTGCAGCTGCAGTCACCGTGCCGGTTGATCATCATAAGGCTGACGATTCCGTCAAAGCAGGAGAATAGGGAGGGACATTGAAATGGATTATGTAACGACGGCTCTGCCTTTAATATGAAGTTCCCGGAGCTGATCTTTTGCACCGAAGATTCCGGGAATGGCTGGTGGGAGAGCGATCTGGCGCTGTTTTCACATATCCGTACGCTTCACCTGTATGCCCCGACGAAAGATTTAGACTTTCTGGGCAAGTTCAATACATTGAAGGAGCTATATGTGCATGACAGTGAGACGCAGGACTGGGGCTTTCTATCCTTATTAACGGAGCTTCATTTTTAAAGCCTGTGGAGATGCCATTTCGCTGATTTAACGCCGGTCCAAGAGCTTTGCAGAAATCAGACAGAATATTTTGAGATTGCCGGAATTCGTATTCCCCGGAAATTAACAAATTTATCCTTGATTGATTGCGGAATTGAAGAACTTTCACCACTGCAGGAGTGCAGCAGCTTGTCCGATCTGAATCTTTCCCATAACCATATTACTGATATCCGTCCGCTAAAAGAAATCCAAAGTCTCTATTATCTCACATTAAGGTATAACCGCATTTCCGATATCACTGACCTAAAGGACATGTACTATCTCAATCTACGGCATATAATCCGTTTTTGTTCTATAACGATTTGATCCCGCAACCAAATAAACACTTGAAGTGCTTGTAGGTTGATAGTCTAGAATGGGACACAGAACAAGAAACGGACATGAAACGTTAGAGGAGGATTCAGTATGAACAAAAGAAAATTGATAGAGATCGTAAAGAGCCGGGAGCTGCCTTGCACAGACGGAGCGTTGCGTACGTACACCGGGACCCGGTACAGGCTGATTGAAGTGGAAAATACCAAGTCCGGCGTTCATAATGACTACAAGGAAAATACATATTGAACTGCTCTGTGAGCTGATTGCTGCGAACCGTCTGGGCCTGCCATTATCCAGAATGAAGGGTTATTTTGCTTCTGCCGACAAAAAGCGGACCCTGTTGAACGAAATGTTGGCTAATAAAAGTAAACTGCGCCAGCAGGTTGATTATATACAGAGATTACTCAGACTTACCGAGGAACTGGAACAAGGGAAGCATCACCATGTTGAACCTGAACAATTATATCTGAGGATGATGCAATAAGTGAAATCGATAGATGTCATCAGTGATCTGCATCTTGATATCAGCAGACCAATAAATTAAAGAGATTGTACTGCCTTGATGGAGACATAGTAGAGATTGAGGGGGTCAGAATCGGCGGCACCGACGGCTGGTATGACGGCTCACTGGGCAGAAGGCTTGGATGTTCGGGGGAATTCTTTGACGGAATCTGGAATACTTCTTTAGGGGATAAGGAATGGATTACGGGCTATCCGGACCCGGAGCAGCTATAACTATACTTGTGGAAGAAGAGGAGTGAGGCGGACAAATGGCAAGAACCATTGTGATTTCCGATATTCACGGCTACTATGAGCTTTTTATGAAACTCCTGGAACAGGTACAGTATGACCCGGCCTGTGATCAATTGTACCTGTTAGGAGATTATGTAGATGGAGGTCCCGAGTCTCTGGCTGTCATCCGGACAGTCATGCAGCTGACTGATGACCATAACCATGTACAAGCCATAGGAGGCAACCATGATGATATGCTGTTGCATTGGCTGGACGATAACGACTACCCCAGAATGCCCTACACCAGCCTCAAAAATGGAGGGTCCGCTACGATACGCTCCTTATGTCCCTGGTATCAGTCCGTGGCTGATGATTCCAGGGCAAGAGAGTTTATTAATGAGCACTATCCGGATGAAATCTCGTTTCTGCGCCGGCTGCCTTATTACATTGAAGATGAAAAGCACATTTATGTGCACGCAGGTATAGATCCTGAGATTGCAGATTGGCGGCAGACCTCTCCCAAAGATTTTCGCTGGATCCGCGGACGATTCTACCAGACTGACGGGAGTGCTGCAGTAACTAAAAAGGTGATCTTCGGGCATGAGGTTTGCGCGAGGCTCCATCAG contains these protein-coding regions:
- a CDS encoding glycosyltransferase, yielding MGKAADPHVNAVSIIVCTNRPEFFDNLLTNFKTQQVKHKELIIILNKDTMKLKEYQNRVRSDRNISIYKLPESTSLGQCLNGAITKARYPLIAKFDDDDYYSPYYLKEQIRELNRTRSDIVGKHACLVYLEATRQLIIRSPKEQHKPVVFLQGGTLLFRKRVTRQVLFPDRSVGEDVNFLRRCKRKGFRTFATSTYNYVYVRRSDKGSHTWRAKDYFYLKGSVPVAVTGNFRSFADKRL
- a CDS encoding metallophosphoesterase gives rise to the protein MIQFDLISDIHLDFWLRRKGPTAEDNVREVERFAERLLPQTVSEVLVIAGDLGHRNQQNVELLHALKRYYTHILVVAGNHDYYLVNSKERYKLQTSMNRWSEMKSLGTAIEGIHYLEGDVFEWNGVRYGGAGMWYDFSYGINVLGKSLSEMMGIWSNQLNDRNYTIGAPRRPLEFFWEQKAQLDRIIHDSDVIITHVPPDWSHIAEEHAADPVSGCYYFDGSDYVAQVDGKVWCSGHVHINHSYWKDGCLFINNALGYPNEHNRPQGRITSVIAEC
- a CDS encoding aminoglycoside phosphotransferase family protein; amino-acid sequence: MAATDYRLDFAKLCAKYELGPLTVVPEQVVGGFMHRMYRVVTAKAEYAVKALNPQIMLRSAAMGNMLFAEKVAVHAQKLGINALPAIMSGDTCMHETDGQYYLVFPWREGRPLPAGGVDLDCAAKIGAVLAAIHTADFADLLAMWPEETLNASVPDWKGYATRSGQLSLEYADQLAGCCLRLQEYTERANTSAQRLRHERVISHRDLDPKNVLWTGDRQPLIIDWESAGAVHPMQELLEVGLYWSGFEAGNPNKEAFQTLIRAYREGGGKLCRDWTDVLNLGYQGKLDWLEYSLKRSLGEECTDEAEQQLGTSQVISTITALEEYAAFLPLCMEWLAEV
- a CDS encoding M3 family oligoendopeptidase; the protein is MKFTEYPYERPDLDRFKQEFTSLLKGLEADTLEEQKASVIALNELRSEFDTLQNIVYVRHSINTADAFYKAEQDYFDEIGPIFQEYITEYYKAIVNSRYKKEFEQEWGSQLISLAEISLRTFSPDIIEDMQLENRLSTEYTQLLASAKIMFAGAERTLAQLIPFEQSADRDVRKGAFQARFDFMSAHEAEFDRIYDELVAVRAAMARKLGYPSFVELGYDRMNRTDYNADMVANFRKQVLEHIVPAAGKLKQRQSERLGLDTLKFYDEGLTFNSGNAVPKGDPEWIVANGARMYKELSPETDEFFRFMQDNELMDLLSTSSKQFGGYCTFFDKYKAPFIFSNFNGTSEDIDVLTHEVGHAFQVYSSRSLNVPEYAFPTFEAAEIHSMSMEFFAWPWMNLFFEEDADKYRFNHLAGSLEFVPYGVAVDEFQHFVYSNPEATPQERKQAWREIEQKYLPHRDYDGNSYLEQGGFWHKQAHIFRTPFYYIDYTLAQLCAFQFWKRSNENFAEAWSDYLQLCQAGGSKSFVELVELAGLTSPFKDGCVSSVIGEIESWLNSIDDKAL
- a CDS encoding metallophosphoesterase, yielding MARTIVISDIHGYYELFMKLLEQVQYDPACDQLYLLGDYVDGGPESLAVIRTVMQLTDDHNHVQAIGGNHDDMLLHWLDDNDYPRMPYTSLKNGGSATIRSLCPWYQSVADDSRAREFINEHYPDEISFLRRLPYYIEDEKHIYVHAGIDPEIADWRQTSPKDFRWIRGRFYQTDGSAAVTKKVIFGHEVCARLHQDETNFDPWFGKQFTGIDGGVKFGYQLNALIIYENGGYQTSSIQRRDRE
- a CDS encoding DUF1801 domain-containing protein, translating into MDANKVTFESIDDYIGQAAPEVRELLQNIRRVIHEAAPEATEKISYQMPTFDLHGNLVHFAAFKKHIGFYPAPRGIEAFKEELSVYKGAKGSVQFPLDQPMPYDLITRIVKFRAAENMEKAKGKRKS
- a CDS encoding YdeI/OmpD-associated family protein; the protein is MEKENMLLAATREELQSWLQEYSTTEKCCWVIVSMTPVPDKLLYLDAVEEALCFGWIDGVKKSSEQGVVQRLSPRSKRSSWTELNKERVRRLDKLGLMSEEGRRVLPDMAPESFVIDEGIEQRLQEDPEVYANFLAFPPLYRRIRIDNIQGYKKQPELFQSRLDKFIANTRENRMYGAWHDNGRLIDY
- a CDS encoding DUF1801 domain-containing protein, which codes for MQYNASSPEDYISQLPEERRTIIARLRAVIKENLPEGFAEVAGYGIEYKVPHELYPPGYHVTPEQPLPFISIASQKNHIALYHMGIYMHPELLSWFREEYPKHMKTKLDMGKSCIRFKPAGTIPYDLIGELSRKITITEYIQLYEREIAQMKKK
- a CDS encoding LysR family transcriptional regulator, whose product is MNLNLIKLQIVELLHKHKKITTVAAVLGLKQPTVTYHLKNLEQQLGEKLFEPRMDKMILTESGRAFLHYAVKINALATEAERVVKEFSHAGRSTLNVGASYVPATYILPKILCRFGELHPEITVSLSVKTSPVIKEMLVNQELDLGILSTESFYLPSLHCQSLCEDELVLVFAPTHEFAGRSGLTPPQISAANFILHSSQSSTSRITSKWFEDCGCEPHASLLLDSLEAIKQSLMGGRYVSFVSRLAVAEEVASGKLMMASIPEYHYQRRIYYSYNRDRHLSPPIGYLIELMQAACR